Proteins encoded in a region of the Streptomyces sp. NBC_01298 genome:
- a CDS encoding serine hydrolase domain-containing protein: MLAVVAGGTLPATAAHAATAPGSASQAPLQPAAAPDLEALTQALRNTTAAGAPGAMARFTGPDGVRTRVEGVRDRTTGAAMDTRARFRIGSVTKTFSSVVLLQLVDEGRIELDRPVNSYLPGLLPDDRITVRHLLTHRSGLADYTNAMFEHTVPGFEAVRNKVFTYRELVGLSLAEPRTTEPGVAYKYSNTNFVVVGMLIEKATGKPVAKEYERRIIKPLKLKNTSYVHPGTAIKGLHANGYLHPDEEGAPLVDSTEQTVSWAQSAGAMISSAADLSTFMSSLLGGKLLRPETLDAMLTVTPTDTTNTRFYGLGLRRYDLSCGAQVYGHTGTVQGFYTYAFTTRDGKSSLSAMANTSNRGQANTALGGTLEAAFCGKAPAVGKAAARGFAFAPAAAEADLPENR, from the coding sequence CTGCTCGCCGTCGTGGCCGGCGGTACGCTGCCCGCCACCGCCGCCCACGCGGCGACCGCGCCCGGTTCCGCCTCCCAGGCTCCCCTCCAGCCGGCCGCCGCGCCCGATCTGGAGGCGCTGACGCAGGCGTTGCGCAATACGACGGCGGCCGGGGCCCCCGGGGCGATGGCCCGCTTCACCGGTCCGGACGGGGTCCGGACCCGGGTGGAGGGCGTACGGGACCGGACCACGGGCGCGGCGATGGACACGCGGGCCCGCTTCCGCATCGGCAGCGTCACCAAGACGTTCTCCTCGGTGGTCCTCCTCCAACTGGTGGACGAGGGGCGGATCGAGCTGGACCGGCCGGTCAACTCCTACCTTCCGGGCCTGCTGCCCGACGACCGGATCACGGTGCGCCACCTGCTCACCCACCGCAGCGGCCTGGCGGACTACACCAACGCGATGTTCGAACACACGGTGCCCGGCTTCGAGGCGGTGCGGAACAAGGTGTTCACGTACCGGGAACTCGTCGGCCTCTCGCTCGCCGAGCCGAGGACCACCGAGCCCGGGGTGGCGTACAAGTACTCGAACACCAACTTCGTGGTGGTGGGGATGCTGATCGAGAAGGCCACCGGAAAGCCGGTCGCCAAGGAGTACGAGCGGCGCATCATCAAGCCCCTCAAGCTGAAGAACACCTCTTACGTGCACCCCGGCACGGCCATCAAGGGCCTGCACGCCAACGGCTACCTCCACCCGGACGAGGAGGGCGCCCCGCTGGTCGACTCCACCGAGCAGACCGTCTCCTGGGCGCAGTCCGCGGGCGCGATGATCTCCAGCGCGGCCGACCTCAGCACCTTCATGTCCTCCCTGCTCGGCGGGAAGCTGCTGCGCCCGGAAACCCTGGACGCCATGCTCACCGTCACGCCGACCGACACCACGAACACCCGGTTCTACGGGCTGGGCCTGCGCCGCTACGACCTCTCCTGCGGTGCGCAGGTCTACGGGCACACGGGCACCGTGCAGGGGTTCTACACCTACGCGTTCACCACCCGGGACGGCAAGAGCTCCCTCTCCGCCATGGCGAACACCTCCAACCGCGGCCAGGCCAACACCGCCCTCGGCGGCACCCTGGAAGCCGCCTTCTGCGGCAAGGCGCCGGCCGTCGGCAAGGCCGCCGCGCGCGGCTTCGCCTTCGCCCCGGCCGCGGCGGAGGCGGACCTCCCCGAGAACCGCTGA
- a CDS encoding NPP1 family protein, whose amino-acid sequence MLAATAGAVTLVLAVPGIAYAAPPPALPGNADGLEQSFQPAYDYDRDGCYSSPAIGPDGTLNGGLKMGGDVNGQCRDLSDLDNTNGYSRAKCNNGWCAVMYALYFEKDQVSLGPGSAGHRHDWEHVVVWIQNNQVAYVSTSEHGNFKVHAASQIRFDGTHPKIVYHKDGISTHCFRAANSNDEPPENHKGTWQYPTLVGWNGYPAGLRDKLSQADFGSALLGIKDGQFNGHLAKAKPAGIPFDPNA is encoded by the coding sequence ATGCTCGCCGCCACGGCGGGGGCCGTGACGCTGGTCCTCGCCGTCCCGGGGATCGCGTACGCGGCTCCGCCCCCGGCCCTGCCCGGCAACGCGGACGGGCTGGAGCAGAGCTTCCAGCCGGCCTACGACTACGACCGCGACGGCTGTTACTCCAGTCCCGCCATCGGTCCGGACGGCACCCTCAACGGGGGCCTGAAGATGGGCGGCGACGTCAACGGCCAGTGCCGCGACCTCTCCGACCTCGACAACACCAACGGCTACTCCCGCGCGAAATGCAACAACGGCTGGTGCGCCGTCATGTACGCGCTCTACTTCGAGAAGGACCAGGTCTCCCTCGGCCCCGGCAGCGCCGGGCACCGGCACGACTGGGAGCACGTCGTGGTGTGGATCCAGAACAACCAGGTCGCCTACGTCTCCACCTCGGAGCACGGCAACTTCAAGGTCCACGCCGCCTCACAGATCCGCTTCGACGGCACCCACCCGAAGATCGTCTACCACAAGGACGGCATCAGCACGCACTGCTTCCGCGCCGCGAACTCCAACGACGAGCCGCCGGAGAACCACAAGGGGACCTGGCAGTACCCGACGCTGGTCGGCTGGAACGGCTACCCGGCCGGGCTGCGCGACAAGCTGAGCCAGGCCGATTTCGGCAGCGCCCTGCTCGGCATCAAGGACGGCCAGTTCAACGGCCACCTGGCCAAGGCCAAACCGGCCGGCATCCCCTTCGACCCCAACGCGTGA
- a CDS encoding HPP family protein encodes MSTALHPASSPDASGSPEASGSPGAEVPGAPRRRMIGGRAPARPTAAAAIHSISAATAVLLWLVAVGAMIHEPILIPPLAASAALVHSAPTLPLAQPRGVIIGHMVGAAVGYGVLAVAGSSAWGAAVAAGVTLALVMAARTPHSPACATAVVVVLQSPVAARFVPLLFGSTVLIVLTGYAASRIRRKAPRYPAYWW; translated from the coding sequence ATGAGTACCGCGCTGCACCCCGCTTCGTCCCCCGACGCCTCCGGCTCCCCTGAGGCCTCCGGCTCCCCCGGGGCCGAAGTCCCCGGGGCGCCCCGCCGCCGGATGATCGGCGGCCGGGCTCCGGCCCGGCCCACGGCCGCCGCCGCGATCCACAGCATCAGCGCCGCGACGGCGGTCCTGTTGTGGCTCGTGGCGGTCGGAGCCATGATCCACGAGCCCATCCTCATCCCCCCGCTGGCCGCCAGCGCCGCCCTCGTGCACAGCGCGCCCACGCTGCCGCTGGCGCAGCCGCGCGGGGTGATCATCGGGCACATGGTGGGAGCGGCCGTCGGCTACGGCGTGCTGGCCGTGGCCGGAAGCAGCGCCTGGGGGGCCGCCGTGGCCGCCGGTGTGACGCTGGCGCTGGTCATGGCCGCGCGCACCCCGCATTCACCCGCCTGCGCCACCGCCGTGGTGGTCGTGCTCCAGAGTCCGGTGGCGGCCCGGTTCGTCCCGCTGCTGTTCGGCTCGACGGTCCTGATCGTCCTGACCGGGTACGCGGCCTCCCGGATTCGCCGCAAAGCGCCGAGGTACCCCGCCTACTGGTGGTGA
- a CDS encoding DUF6381 family protein: protein MSAGESHGRSRQLRDKAQELDEAATRSTDPDESRRLRDKARRLREQSEQERVIDDPGMDLR, encoded by the coding sequence ATGAGTGCAGGCGAATCCCACGGCCGGTCCCGGCAGCTGCGCGACAAGGCGCAGGAACTGGACGAGGCCGCCACCCGCTCGACCGACCCCGACGAGAGCCGGCGACTGAGGGACAAGGCGCGCCGGCTGCGCGAGCAGAGCGAGCAGGAGCGCGTCATCGACGACCCGGGCATGGACCTGCGGTAG
- a CDS encoding YdeI/OmpD-associated family protein, with translation MNELEEPDAPDGVEVIAFADGAAFEEWLAGHHTRHEGVWVRLAKKASGIASVSSDELVDIGLCYGWISGQRRSLDERYYLQKYVPRRPRSLWSQVNVDKVTELTALGRMREPGLAEVRKAQEDGRWAGAYASQRTAEVPPDLAAALAGDPAARAAFEALDRTGRYLVALPLLQALTPETRRARLEQAVRLLARGAAG, from the coding sequence ATGAACGAGCTGGAGGAGCCGGACGCGCCGGACGGCGTCGAGGTCATCGCGTTCGCCGACGGCGCGGCCTTCGAGGAGTGGCTGGCCGGGCACCACACCCGGCACGAGGGCGTGTGGGTCAGGCTGGCGAAGAAGGCGTCCGGGATCGCTTCGGTCTCCTCGGACGAGCTGGTCGACATCGGGCTCTGCTACGGCTGGATCTCCGGGCAGCGCCGCTCCCTGGACGAGCGGTACTACCTGCAGAAGTACGTGCCCCGCAGGCCCCGCAGCCTCTGGTCGCAGGTCAATGTCGACAAGGTGACCGAGCTGACGGCCCTGGGACGGATGCGCGAACCGGGGCTCGCCGAGGTGCGCAAGGCGCAGGAGGACGGCCGCTGGGCGGGGGCCTACGCCTCCCAGCGGACGGCGGAGGTGCCGCCCGACCTCGCCGCGGCCCTGGCCGGGGACCCGGCCGCCCGGGCGGCCTTCGAGGCCCTGGACCGGACCGGGCGCTACCTCGTCGCCCTGCCCCTTCTCCAGGCCCTCACCCCGGAGACCCGGCGGGCCCGCCTGGAACAGGCCGTACGTCTCCTGGCGCGGGGCGCCGCCGGCTGA
- a CDS encoding GNAT family N-acetyltransferase, with amino-acid sequence MSLHITPLTDPAHGAHSRRLAWLASDADSVPVGTAFLRLFDGGQEHLAELTLHVHPTERRQGVGSRLLDAAVAAARDNARRCVTAQAEAGSPADHFLPAHGFRKVLTLRFARLPLADVDPAALAAIIERPHPGYRLESWRGTVPDGLARTFAASRRAMDDMPMEDTDHGITIWDVDRVRAAAKAVEDRGEQLHTVVAIDTADGSIAGFTELVVPGDGKGDGQHYGTAVLPEHRGHGLGRWMKAESIRQAHARHPDLGGLLTDTADSNTHMRHISDSLDYVPTHTTVQYQLDL; translated from the coding sequence TTGTCGCTCCACATCACCCCACTGACCGACCCCGCTCACGGGGCACACAGCCGACGCCTCGCGTGGCTGGCGTCCGACGCCGATTCCGTCCCCGTCGGGACGGCCTTCCTGCGCCTGTTCGACGGCGGACAGGAGCACCTGGCCGAGCTGACCCTCCACGTCCATCCCACGGAGCGGCGCCAGGGCGTCGGCTCGAGGCTCCTCGACGCGGCCGTGGCCGCCGCTCGGGACAACGCCCGACGCTGCGTCACCGCGCAGGCCGAAGCCGGATCGCCCGCCGATCACTTCCTGCCGGCCCACGGCTTCCGCAAGGTGCTCACCTTGAGGTTCGCCCGCTTGCCGCTGGCCGACGTGGACCCCGCCGCCCTCGCCGCGATCATCGAACGTCCGCACCCCGGCTACCGGCTGGAGTCCTGGCGGGGAACCGTCCCCGACGGCCTCGCCCGGACGTTCGCCGCCTCGCGCCGCGCCATGGACGACATGCCCATGGAGGACACCGACCACGGCATCACGATCTGGGACGTGGACCGGGTCCGGGCCGCGGCGAAGGCCGTTGAAGACCGCGGGGAGCAGCTGCACACGGTCGTCGCCATCGACACGGCCGACGGCTCGATCGCCGGGTTCACCGAGCTCGTCGTCCCCGGCGACGGCAAGGGTGACGGCCAGCACTACGGCACCGCCGTGCTGCCCGAGCACCGCGGACACGGGCTCGGCCGATGGATGAAGGCCGAGTCCATCCGGCAGGCCCACGCGCGCCATCCGGACCTCGGCGGCCTCCTGACCGACACCGCCGACAGCAACACGCACATGAGGCACATCAGCGACAGCCTCGACTACGTGCCCACGCACACGACGGTCCAGTACCAACTCGACCTGTAG
- a CDS encoding cytochrome P450 family protein — MPVMDISAGAEEFDADPYAFYERMRAAGPVHRIVLNAGDPEPSWMIVGHEEGRRALNHPALSKDWRTAGDFADVQISAVSSNMLESDPPHHTRLRRLVSREFTARRMEGMRARIQQIADELLDAMAAGPERAGDLIEALAFPLPMTVICELLGVPDLDRARFRYWSNEIVSPTSVDANGVANREMGRYLVELIGAKSKDPGEDLLSALIRASDEDGDSLSSDEVIGMAFLLLIAGHETTVNLISNGVRALLAHPEQLAALRGDFDGLIDGAVEEMLRYDGPVQHTTYRYAREPLDLGGTVIPAGATVFVSLGGADRDPARFADPGAFDIGRVPQGHLAFGHGIHFCIGAPLARMEGRIAIRSLLERFPDLAEDPAAGPPAWLPGTLMHGVSRLPVRW, encoded by the coding sequence ATGCCAGTCATGGACATCAGCGCCGGCGCGGAAGAGTTCGACGCCGACCCGTACGCCTTCTACGAGAGGATGCGTGCGGCGGGGCCCGTCCACCGGATCGTCCTCAATGCCGGCGATCCCGAGCCGAGCTGGATGATCGTCGGGCACGAAGAGGGGCGCCGCGCGCTCAACCACCCGGCCCTGTCCAAGGACTGGCGCACTGCGGGCGACTTCGCGGACGTTCAGATCAGCGCCGTGAGTTCCAACATGCTGGAATCCGACCCGCCCCACCACACCCGGCTGCGGCGTCTGGTCTCCAGGGAGTTCACCGCGCGCCGGATGGAGGGCATGCGGGCGCGGATCCAGCAGATCGCCGACGAACTGCTCGACGCGATGGCCGCCGGGCCGGAGCGCGCCGGCGACCTGATCGAAGCGCTGGCGTTCCCGCTGCCGATGACCGTCATCTGCGAGCTGCTCGGCGTCCCCGACCTCGACCGGGCCAGGTTCCGCTACTGGTCCAACGAGATCGTCTCCCCCACCTCGGTCGACGCGAACGGCGTCGCGAACCGGGAGATGGGGAGGTACCTCGTGGAGCTCATCGGGGCCAAGTCCAAGGACCCCGGCGAGGATCTGCTCAGCGCGCTGATCCGCGCCAGCGACGAGGACGGGGACTCGCTGTCCTCCGACGAGGTCATCGGGATGGCCTTCCTGCTGCTGATCGCGGGCCACGAGACCACCGTCAACCTCATCTCCAACGGGGTACGGGCCCTGCTCGCCCACCCGGAACAACTGGCCGCGCTGCGCGGGGACTTCGACGGACTGATCGACGGAGCGGTCGAGGAGATGCTCCGCTACGACGGCCCCGTGCAGCACACCACGTACCGCTACGCCCGCGAACCCCTCGACCTGGGCGGCACCGTCATCCCGGCCGGGGCCACCGTGTTCGTCTCCCTGGGCGGTGCCGACCGCGACCCCGCCCGCTTCGCGGACCCCGGGGCCTTCGACATCGGCCGCGTCCCGCAGGGCCACCTGGCCTTCGGCCACGGAATCCACTTCTGCATCGGCGCCCCGCTGGCCCGCATGGAGGGCCGCATCGCCATCCGCTCCCTGCTCGAACGCTTCCCCGACCTGGCCGAGGACCCGGCGGCCGGCCCGCCGGCCTGGCTGCCGGGCACCCTGATGCACGGCGTGAGCCGCCTTCCGGTCCGCTGGTAG
- a CDS encoding dienelactone hydrolase family protein — MTTACEVVRTTVEVVTRDGAADAYLARPDGEGPYPGVLLYVNALGIRPHVKSVADRIAAAGHVVLMPNLFYRHGRAPVFELPEFVDFDRQPELFDRIGPALRSLTAELAMRDAEAYLERLAGLPDVAAGPVAITGYCLGARLALLTAGTYPERVAAAAGFHGGFLATDAADSPHLVAHRVTAELYFGHADQDPTLPAEEIDRLGKALAAAGVRHRAEVYEGAAHGYTLADTSSYDAAADERHWAALFALLDRTF, encoded by the coding sequence ATGACGACCGCATGCGAGGTAGTCCGGACGACGGTGGAGGTCGTCACCCGGGACGGCGCCGCCGATGCCTATCTGGCCCGGCCCGACGGCGAAGGCCCGTACCCGGGGGTGCTGTTGTACGTGAACGCCCTCGGGATCCGTCCGCACGTCAAGTCCGTGGCGGACCGGATCGCGGCGGCCGGCCACGTGGTGCTGATGCCCAACCTCTTCTACCGCCACGGGCGCGCACCGGTGTTCGAGCTGCCGGAGTTCGTGGACTTCGACCGGCAGCCTGAGCTCTTCGACCGGATCGGACCGGCCCTGCGCTCGCTGACCGCCGAGCTGGCGATGCGCGACGCGGAGGCCTATCTGGAGCGGCTCGCGGGCCTCCCGGACGTGGCCGCCGGGCCCGTGGCGATCACGGGGTACTGCCTGGGCGCCCGGCTGGCCCTGCTCACGGCCGGTACGTATCCCGAACGGGTGGCCGCCGCGGCCGGTTTCCACGGCGGGTTCCTGGCCACGGACGCGGCGGACAGTCCGCACCTGGTGGCGCACCGGGTCACCGCCGAGCTCTACTTCGGCCACGCGGACCAGGATCCGACGCTGCCGGCCGAGGAGATCGACCGGCTGGGGAAGGCCCTGGCGGCGGCGGGCGTCCGCCACCGGGCCGAGGTGTACGAGGGCGCGGCGCACGGCTACACCCTGGCCGACACGAGCTCCTACGACGCGGCCGCGGACGAGCGGCACTGGGCCGCGCTGTTCGCCCTGCTGGACCGGACGTTCTGA
- a CDS encoding Ig-like domain-containing protein — protein MTSHRPAPAPRPVSRTALVLGTAGLLAALVAPLAASADPADAPSGSCGPAGVFTSSPPTCTYATAGTDVFTVPSGVSALTVDLYGAEGGGAAGFVSPNPPNEGAPGGLGGRTRAVLAVAPGQALQITRGGVGSSGTSRHGEYARPGGFGHGTGGGGAHGGGGSGGGATDLRTGAFGPADRILVAGAGGGAGNGGPLLHGGNGGGPAGENGGEGGGPEGSGAGGTGGTQTQHGTGTRTNPIGAGGGNASDIDQYTGQPNPGSGGTGGNGGRGGNGGGGGGGGWRGGGGGSGGGNPGNLYGAGGGGGSGYAAGAEAGVSEATLRSGVQHGDGKAVVSFRYGTSTTLTTDTATPLFGHAVALTATVTGSEDPATAPGGSVTFSDGTTPLATVPLDGGQARLTTSALRPGTHRISAAHTPDADHTASSTGEPAEVTVGFSRPCVTTDHHGPLTVAAGESLCVASGGSQSGPLTVRPGGALSVSDARVTGPFSADGALAVSLCGSTLDGPVTVRDTSGSVVIGSAAGEGAGPDCAGDAITGPVTLVANTGGVEFAGGRIVGPLRCEANEPAPRVTATTVAGPRSGQCR, from the coding sequence ATGACTTCACACAGACCCGCCCCCGCTCCCCGCCCCGTCTCCCGGACCGCACTCGTCCTCGGCACGGCAGGCCTCCTCGCCGCTCTGGTGGCACCCCTCGCCGCGTCCGCCGACCCGGCGGACGCGCCGTCCGGCTCCTGCGGCCCGGCGGGCGTCTTCACCAGCTCCCCGCCCACCTGTACGTACGCCACCGCGGGCACCGACGTCTTCACCGTGCCCTCCGGGGTGAGCGCCCTCACCGTTGACCTGTACGGAGCCGAAGGCGGCGGCGCCGCCGGCTTCGTCTCCCCGAACCCGCCGAACGAGGGCGCGCCCGGCGGCCTCGGCGGCCGGACCCGCGCGGTCCTCGCCGTGGCCCCCGGCCAGGCCCTCCAGATCACCAGGGGAGGTGTCGGCAGCTCAGGAACCTCCCGGCACGGCGAGTACGCCCGGCCCGGCGGCTTCGGCCACGGCACCGGCGGCGGCGGTGCGCACGGCGGCGGCGGCTCCGGCGGCGGCGCCACCGATCTGCGCACCGGCGCCTTCGGCCCGGCCGACCGGATCCTGGTGGCCGGAGCCGGCGGAGGCGCCGGCAACGGCGGCCCCCTGCTGCACGGAGGCAACGGCGGCGGGCCCGCCGGCGAGAACGGCGGCGAGGGCGGCGGCCCCGAGGGATCCGGCGCCGGAGGCACCGGCGGCACCCAGACCCAGCACGGCACCGGCACCCGGACCAACCCGATCGGCGCGGGGGGAGGCAACGCGAGCGACATCGACCAGTACACGGGCCAGCCCAACCCCGGCTCCGGCGGCACCGGGGGCAACGGCGGCCGTGGCGGCAACGGCGGCGGGGGCGGTGGCGGCGGCTGGCGCGGCGGTGGCGGCGGCTCCGGCGGCGGCAACCCCGGCAACCTCTACGGCGCGGGCGGCGGTGGCGGCAGCGGCTACGCGGCCGGAGCCGAGGCCGGTGTCTCCGAGGCCACCCTGCGGTCGGGCGTCCAGCACGGCGACGGCAAGGCCGTCGTCTCCTTCCGCTACGGGACGTCGACCACCCTCACCACGGACACCGCCACCCCGCTGTTCGGGCACGCCGTCGCCCTGACCGCGACCGTGACGGGCTCCGAGGACCCGGCCACCGCCCCGGGCGGCAGCGTCACCTTCTCGGACGGGACCACCCCGCTCGCCACCGTGCCACTCGACGGAGGGCAGGCCCGCCTCACCACCAGCGCCCTGCGCCCCGGCACCCACCGGATCAGCGCCGCCCACACCCCCGACGCCGACCACACGGCGAGCTCCACCGGCGAACCGGCCGAGGTCACCGTCGGATTCAGCCGGCCCTGCGTCACCACCGACCACCACGGACCGCTGACCGTGGCGGCCGGGGAATCGCTCTGCGTCGCCTCCGGCGGAAGCCAGAGCGGTCCGCTCACCGTCCGGCCCGGCGGCGCGCTGTCCGTCTCGGACGCCCGCGTCACCGGTCCGTTCTCCGCCGACGGGGCGCTCGCCGTGTCCCTCTGCGGATCCACGCTGGACGGCCCGGTCACGGTGCGCGACACCAGCGGTTCCGTGGTGATCGGCTCCGCCGCGGGCGAGGGGGCGGGTCCCGACTGCGCCGGCGACGCGATCACCGGTCCCGTGACCCTGGTAGCCAACACCGGAGGCGTCGAGTTCGCGGGCGGCCGGATCGTCGGACCGCTGCGCTGCGAGGCCAACGAACCGGCGCCGCGCGTCACCGCGACGACCGTGGCCGGACCCCGGTCCGGCCAGTGCCGGTGA